AAGGGGCGGATGGATCGCATGGTGGCGCACCTGGCGGACACGGCCGAATTCGACCGTCCGCACCGCGTGCCATCGCTCTCGGCCGACCACCCGAAATACAACCCGACGGGCCGTTACTGGCAGGGCGGCGTATGGCCGGGTGCCAATTACATGGTCATCGACGGCCTCTACCGCAAGGGCTACCATGACCTTGCGCTGGAGGTGGCCGAAAACCATTTCAACGCCGTATTCGAAGTGTGGAAGAATACCGGGACTTTCTGGGAGTACTATGCCCCGGAGAAGATCGAACCCGGGTTCATGGCCCGCAAGGACTTCGTGGGCTGGGCGGGGCTGCCGCCGATCGCGGTGTTCATCGAGTATATCCTCGGCATCAAATCCGACTATTCCGAGGGGCGTATCGTGTGGGACATCAACCATACCGAGGCCCACGGCATCGACCGCTATCCCTATGGCCCCGAGGGTGTCGTGGGGCTGAAGGTCAAAGGCCGCAATTCAGCCGGGGACGTGCCCGCGGTGAGCGTTACGACCAACGTGCCGTTCGACCTGACGGTGACGTGGGGCGACGGGCAGAGCCGCACCGTCCGCGTGGAGAAAAGCGGCAGTGTGAAACTAAACTAAGGAACCTAACCTACCTATGAAAAAGATAACGACTCTTATGTGTGCCGTCGCCTTGTGGTGTTCGGCACAGGCACAGGCGCCCGCCCTGCATTTCGGCCGGGACGGCAAATTCCGGATCGCACAGTTCACCGACGTGCATCTCGACCTCGGTACGCCTTACCGCCGGGCGCAGGCGGAAAAAACCATCGCTCAGATGCGCTACATCCTCGATGCGGAGCATCCCGACCTGGTGGTCTTCACGGGCGACGTGGTGACGGGCAAGCCCGCCGCCCAAGCGTGGCACCGCGTGTTGGAGCCCGTCGCGGAACGCAACCTGCCGTTTTGCGTGGTGCTGGGGAACCACGACGCCGAGCAGGATCTCACACGCGCGGAGATCGGCCGCATCGTCACCTCGTATGCCGGCACGCTCAATACGCTCGGCGCCGGGGGCGAACTGGCCGACGTGGTGCTGGAGATCGCCGGGACGAAGAAACCTGCGGCGTTGCTCTACTGCCTCGATTCGCACGATTATTCAACAATCCCGTCTATCGACGGCTACGGTTGGTTTACTCAGGAGCAGGTGGGCTGGTTCCGCGCCCGCAGCGCCGCCTATACCGCGGCCAACGGCGGGAAGCCGCTGCCGGCGCTGGCGTTTTTCCATATCGCCCTGCCCGAATACGTCGCTGCATGGCGGAACCCCGACAATACGCATGTCGGCCGTGCCGCCGAGGATGAATGCCCCGGGGCGCTGAACCCCGGCATGTTCGCCGCGATGGTCGAGTGCGGCGATGTGATGGGCACCTTCGTGGGACACGACCACGACATCGACTATGTGGTGGCCGAGAAGGGCATCGCTCTGGGTTACGGCCGTTTTTCGGGCGACGATACGACCTACAACAACCTGCGGCCGGGGGTGCGCATCCTTGTGCTGACCGAGGGCGAGCGAGGCTTCGAGACGTGGATACACGAGCGCGACGGCCGGATCGCAGACCATGTGGAATTCCGCGGCGGGAAAGTCGCGAAAGTCGGAAATAACAACTGATTGCGCGATGAGGATTGGTGTGGATTTGGGCGGCACGAACGTGCGCGCCGGCCTGGTGAAGGATGGCCGCATCGTGCGGTTGCTCTCCGAACCCTGCAAAGCCGACCGCCCCGAAGGGGAGGTCGTGGATCATATTGCCTCGCTCATCGGGAAGCTCATCACCCCCGACGTCGCCCGCATCGGCATTGGCGTGCCGTCGGTCGTGGATGCGGCGCGCGGGATCGTCTACAATGTCGTAGGCATCCCGTCGTGGCGCGAGGTGTACCTCAAAGATCTGCTCGAAAAACGGTTCGGCGTCCCGGTATATGTCAATAACGACTGCAATTGCTTTGCTCTGGGCGTCAGCCGCTTCGGCGAGGCGAGCGCATACAGCGACGTGGTGTGCGTGGCGCTCGGCACGGGTGTCGGCGCGGGGATCGTGATCGGCGGCGAACTCTATTGCGGGCACGATACGGGCGCCGGGGAGATCGGGAGCATCCCGTACCTCGACCGCGACTACGAATACTATTGCAGCAGCCGTTTCTTCGTAGGCCGCGGCACGACGGGCAAGGAAGCCTACGAGCGTGCCCTGGCGGGCGATCCCGCGGCGCTGGCGCTGTGGCACGAATTCGGCGGGCACATCGGGCGGCTGGTGATGATGATTCTCTATGCCTACGACCCCGAAGCGATCGTTTTCGGCGGGAGCATCGCCCATGCCTACGGGTTTTTCCGGGAGGCGATGTACGAGCAACTCAAACAGTTCCCGTATGCCAAGACGGTCGAACGGCTCCATATCTGCTGTTCGTCGGTCGAACACGTGGGGCTGCTGGGGGCTTCGGCGTGCGAATAACGGGCCGGGGTTTTGATTTGTCCGTTTTTTGCCTTATTTTTACCTTGTGTTCCTGAGCAACCCCATTTAAAACAAGCCCGATATGAAGAGACTTATACCCCTCGTTGTCCTCTGTGCCGCCCTCTGCGGCTGCGGTAAGGTAATCCCCGCCGACGATGAAGTCGCGGTGGTGCCGCTCCCCGAACGTGTCGTGAAAGGGCAGGGAACCTTTTTGCTGACCGCTTCGACCGAAGCGGTGCTGCTGTCCGGCGACGACAGTCTGGCCTGTGTGACCGGGGCGCTCGACGAAGTGCTGGAACCGGTGTTCGGCAAAGGGTTGCGGGTGCGGCATGCCGACGTGCCCCTCGACGGGGCGCTGAATATCTCGTGCGGCGCGGCGATGCCGGCGGATGGCTACCGCCTGGAGATTACGCCCGGGCGTGCGGAGATTGTTGCCGGAAGCGCAGCCGGGGCGTTCTATGCGGTGCAGACCCTCCGCCAGCTGATCCCCGCTGCGGCTTACGGTGCGGCCAACGTGCGGGCCGTGGAGCTGCCCGTCGTGACGATCGAGGACAAACCGTGCCTGGGCTATCGGGGCATGATGCTCGACGTCTGCCGCCATTTCTTCACGGTCGACGAAGTGAAGGAGGCGCTCGACATCATGGCCCTGCATAAGCTCAACGTGTTCCACTGGCACCTTACCGACGACCAGGGGTGGCGTATCGAGATTAAGAAATACCCGAAGCTGACCGAGGTGGGTTCCGTACGCAGCCGTACGCTGATCGGCCGCGACCCGGGCGGCGAGTACGACGAAAACTGCAAGTTCGACGAAACGCCCTATGGCGGTTACTATACGCAGGACGAGATCCGCGACATCGTGGACTACGCCGCGAAGCGTTTTATCACGGTGATCCCCGAGATCGAATTCCCCGGACATGCCGTGGGTGCGCTGGCCTCCTATCCGTGGCTCGGCTGCACGGGCGAGCAATACGAGGTGCGCCAGACCTGGGACATCGACGATAGGGTGTTCTGCATCGGCAAGGAGACGACCTTCGAATTCATCGAGGGGGTGCTGGAAGAGGTCGTCGGCCTTTTCCCGTCGGAATACATCCATATCGGCGGCGACGAATGCCCGACGGTGATGTGGGAGAAGTGCCCGCATTGCAAGGCGCGCATGAAGGCCGAAGGGCTGAGGCGCCCGCGCCAGTTGCAGAACTACGCCACGGCGCGCGTCGAGAAGTTCCTGAATGCCCGCAAACGCCGCCTGATCGGCTGGGACGAGATACTCGAAGGCGATGTCACCCCGACGGCGACCATCATGTCGTGGCGCGGTGCGAAAGGGGGCATCGAAGCCGCCAGGCAGGGCAACCATGCCATCATGGCGCCGACCACGAACTGCTACCTGGATTACTACCAGACGCGAGATACGGCCCGCGAACCCCTTGCCATCGGCGGGTACGTACCCGTGGAGAAGGTCTACGAACTCGATCCTTACGAGCAGCTCACGCCTGCCGAGCAGGCTTGTATTCTGGGCGTGCAGGCCAACCTGTGGACGGAGTATATCGCGACATGGCCCCATGCCGAATATATGCTTCTGCCGCGCCTGAGCGCGCTGGCCGAAGTGGGGTGGAGCCTCGACCGGAAGGATTATGCCGGCTATCTGCACCGTGTCCGCCGCCTGGCGCGGATCTACGATGCCTGCGGGTATAATTATGCGCGGCACATTTTCGGAGAGTAGGGCGACGCCCGCATACGGACGGGGATCGGCTGAGTGTCGATCCCCGTTTTTTGTGCCCCGCAGCGGCACCGCAGGCCCTCGGGGATATTATCTCGGGTTTTGCACGGTGTGTTCGTAAATTTTTGCTATCTTTGGAGGCAAAAAGTGTGCGGATTATGGATTTGAAATACGTGCGGAGCGAATTGCGCAAGCTCTCGGAAATTGTTGAAGGCTGGAATGCCACCCAGGAGATCGGCTCCCTCGAGCGGGATCTCGCACTCGATAAATTGCGGACACTCTACGAGGCTGTGCGTTTCGGTACGGAGGAGGAACCCGCTGCGGCCGATGCCGTCCGGCAGGAGGCCGTCCCGACGGAGATCCCGGTCAGCCTTGACCTGGGCGAAGTGCTTTCGATCGAGCCGCTGCCCGTGGCGGAACCCGAATTGCCGTCGCTCTCCGGATCCGGGCCGGAACCCGAATCCGGGTTCATTGCGCCCCAGGCCGGTCTGCCCGTGGCGGAGCCCGGGGCAGCTTTCCCCGATTGCGATACCGCGGCGGCGGAAACGGTGGCCGAATCTGTGCAGGATTCCGTGCCGGCGGACGGACAAGAGCCGGCCGGGGGTGTTGCGGAACCTGCCGAAATTCCGGCGGAACCGGCTGCGGGGCAAACTGCGGAGGCTGAACTCCCGGTTGCCGGGCTGGTTCCCGATCCTGAAACCCCGGCTGCGGAAGAAATCCCTGCGCCCGAATCGACTGGAAATAGCGCCGGCAAGGAAGTGCCGGCTGAAAATATTGCGGCGGCATCCGAATCGCATGGGGATTCCGGCTCGCAGGAGTTTGCCCGTGTGCCGGGGGCATCCGGGCCGCAAGAGCCAACCGATCCCCGGGACGAGCCCGCACACCGGGAAGCACCCTCGGGGATGCCCGAACCGGAAGCAATTGCCGGAGCACGGGCGGAAACGGGCGTTACCCACCCGGCTCCCGGAGCGGGGGCGCATCCTGCGGCAGCGCCGCAGCCGATCGCGCCGACCTTGTTCGGCATCGAAGAGGAGACCCAGCGCCACCGCCATAAACAGCGGGTAATCATGTCGCTTTACAATCCCGAACCCACGGCTGCACGGCCGACGGCCGAAAAGCCTGCTCCGGCACCTGCCGCGGGGGACGCCGCAAAACCCGAGGCCGGGCGGCCGCAGCTTCCAACCGACAGTCCGGCAACCGACAGCCCGGAACCGGCATCCGGCCCTGGCGCTTCGGCTCCCGGGGCTCCGCGTATGTTCGCCGGGGATGAGGCCCCTGCCGAAGGTGCGTATGCGGCGTCCGTGCCGCAGCGTCCGGCGCCCGTGTCCGACACCGGGGATGACGACGAAGAGCCCGATTTCGAGGAGATTACCCTTGCAGGGAACGGGGCGCCGAATAACGGGGCCGTACTGGGCGAAGTGATCAACCATGACAAACAGACGCTGGCCGATACGATTGTGCCGCCGCGCGACATGGCCTCGGAACTGCGCCGCAGCGAGCCCGTCACCGACCTCAGGCGTGCCATCGGCATCAACGACAAGTTCCTGATGATCCGCGACCTGTTCGACGGCGATGCCCGGGCTTACGAAGCGGCGCTCGACAAGCTCGATGCCTTCGGCGATTTCGACGACTGCATGATCTACATTGCCGAGAATTATGCCTGGAATGCCAATTCCGACGGCGCGAAGTTCCTGATGGAACTGCTCGAACGTAAATTCGCATAGCCCCATGGCCAAGCTCTATATCGTACCTACGCCGATCGGGAACCTCGACGATATCACGCTGCGGGCGGTCAATGTGCTGCGTGAGGTGGATTTCATCCTCGCCGAGGATACGCGTACTACGTCGTTCCTGCTCAGACACCTCGGTATCGAGAAAAAACTCCATTCGCACCACAAGTTCAACGAACACGCCACGGTCAAGATGGTGGCCGGGTCGATTGCCGCCGGACGCAATGCCGCGTTGGTTTCGGACGCCGGGACACCCGGTATCTCCGACCCGGGGTTCCTGCTCGTCAGGACTTGTGTCGAGGCCGGCATCGAGGTCGAGACCCTGCCCGGTGCCACGGCGCTCATCCCCGCCCTTGTGCAGAGCGGCTTCCCGTGCGACCGGTTTTGTTTCGAGGGGTTCCTGCCCCAGAAAAAGGGGCGGGCGAAGCAGTTGCAGGCGCTCGCCGACGAGGAGCGTACGATGATATTTTATGAATCGCCCTACCGGGTGGTGAAATGCCTCGAACAGTTTGCCGAAGTGTTCGGCCCCGGGCGCCGGGTGTCCGTATCGCGCGAACTGACCAAGAAGTTCGAGCAGACCGTGCGGGGCACTGTCGCCGAGGTGCTGGAGCATTTCCGCACGACCGAACCCAAAGGCGAATTCGTGATCGTGCTGGCCGGAAAACCCAAGCCCGGACGGGAAACGCAGGGGGACGGCGACGAACAAAAGATCGGATATGATGAATAACAACGATACGCATCGGGTCAAACGCTCTTTCTCGGCATGGCTGGGGGAGATGCGCGAATTCCTCCGGGGGCGTTTCAGCCTCGATGAGGACAAGGCGCAGCGCGACGAGGTCGTGGCGTCGATTTCCAAGGGGGTGGTATTTCGCGGGGTCAACCTGTGGGTACTGATCTTTGCGACGATGATCGCGTCGCTGGGCCTGAATGTCAACTCGGCCGCCGTGATCATCGGCGCCATGCTCATCTCGCCCATCATGGGGCCGATCATGGGCATCGGCCTTTCGCTGGGTATCAACGATTTCGAACTGCTCAAAAAGTCGCTGCGCAATTATGCGCTGATGTTCGTCGTGGCGATCGTCACCTCGACGGTCTATTTCCTGGTGTCGCCCCTGTCGTCGAACAGCAGCGAGTTGCTGGCACGCACCGTGCCGACGACCTACGACGTGCTGATCGCATTGTTCGGCGGTCTGGCGGGCATCGTGGCGCAGACGCGGCAGGATCGCACGTCGACCGTGATCCCGGGCGTGGCGATCGCTACGGCGCTGATCCCGCCCCTCTGTACCGCGGGCTTCGGCCTTGCCACGGGGCAGATGCGCTTCTTCTTCGGGGCGTTCTACCTCTTTTTCATCAACTCGGTATTCATCGCCCTGGCGACCTATGCCATGGTGCGGTTCCTGAAATACGAGAAAAAGGCGTTCATCGACAAGGTGCGCGAGCGCAACGTGAAGCGGCTGATGATGGTCATCACGCTGGTGACCTTCATCCCGAGCGTCGTCATCGGGTTCCACATGGTCAGGGTGTCGCTTTTCGAAGCGGCGGCCGACAAATATGTCTCGCAGGTATTCAATTTCCCCCATACGCGCGTGATCGAGTGTAATAAGCGTTACGCGCACCGCGGGCATCCGTCGCAGATCGAACTGCTGCTCTTGGGGGAGCCGCTCGACGACGGGACGATCGAGAACGCCCGCACCCAGATGCGCAGCTTCGGGCTCGACAAGGCCGAGCTGGTCGTCCGCCAGGCGAACACCACGGACAAGATCGACGTGGCGTCGCTGCAACAGAGTTACCTCGAACTCCTGGAAGAGAAGAACAGGCGCATCGGCGAGATGGCTGCGCAGCTGAAACGCTACCGTGTCACGAATGTCGAGGTGGACGACATTTCGCGCGAGGTGGGCGCCATGACCACGAACGTCAGGGCCATATCGCTGATGAAGGGCATTACGTTCGACGTTTCGGGCACGCCGCTCGATACGACGCTCGTCTGCGTGGTCACGCCGAAAGTCCCTTCCGACTCCATCGACCGGACGACACTTGCGAACTGGCTGAGAATCCGCACCAAGGTCGCCAACGTAAAACTTTTCGTCGAACCGTAACCGCTGATTTGCCGGATGAAACGTACAGAGCTGAATTTCGTACAAAAGGTATGGTTGGAGTCCCTGTGGCTCGGGGCGCGGGTGTTTGCCATGATGCCCTACTGGTTCAAATACTACATTGTTGAAAACCTGCTCTTTTTCATCATATATTATTGCCTGCGCTACCGCATGAAGGTCGTGAAGGCCAATTTGCGGAACTCGTTCCCCGAAAAAAGCGAGCAGGAACGGGCGGCCGTCTGCCGCAGTTTTTACCGTACGCTTGCCGAGATTTTCGTCGATACGGTCAATATGGCCCACATGGGCGAGGAAAAAGGCCGTACGGTTCTCACCGTAAAAGGGTTCGAGGAACATTATGCGAAGGTGCACGGCCGCGACTGGATCGCCATGACGGCCCATTTCGGCTGCTGGGAGTATTGCTCCTACTGGGGGCTTTACGAACGCTCGCAGATGCTCGTGGCCGTTTACCACCCGCTGCGCAGCAAAGTGATGGAATGCCTTTACCAGCGCCTGCGCAACTACGAGAATTCGATGACCGTGGCGATGAAGGATTCGCTGCGCTTCTACCTGCGCAACCGGGAACGCGGCATCGAGGGCAAGAACCTCGTGATGGGGCTTATCGCCGACCAGAACCCGCCGCGCCGCCCCGACAGCCATTGGTTCCGCTTTCTCAACCAGGATACGATCTTCTTCGACGGCGGGGAGAAACTGGCGCTGCGCTGTAACCTGCCGGTCTATTTCGTCCGGATGGAGCGCTTACAGCGGGGACGTTACCAGATGTCGTTCGAACCGATCTATGACGGTGTGGAGGAGGTCGCCGAATACGAAATCACGGAACGCTACGTTAGACGTTTGGAAGCCATGATCCGCGAGCATCCCGAACTCTGGATGTGGTCGCACCGCCGCTGGAAACACAAACGCACGAATGCCAATCGTTAAAATCGTCATACTCAACTGGAACGGCGCGGAACATCTGCGCCGCTTCCTGCCGAGCGTCGTGGCCGCGGCTCCCGCCGGGGTCGGGGTCGTCGTCGCCGACAACGGTTCGACGGACGGGTCGCTGGCGGTGCTGGCGGAGGAGTTCCCGACCGTCGCCGTGGTGCGCCTCGACCGGAATTACGGTTTTGCGGGCGGTTACAACCGCGCTTTGGCGCAGGTCGAGGCGGATTATTACCTGTTGCTCAATTCCGATGTCGAGACACCCCGGGGATGGCTGGAGCCGATCCTCGGCGTCCTGGAGCGTGAGCCCGACGTGGCGGTCGTTTCGCCCAAGCTGGTTTCGTGGCTCGACCGTACGAGATTCGAGTACGCAGGGGCTTCCGGGGGCTTTATCGACTTCCTGGGCTATCCTTTTTGCCGGGGGCGTATCCTCAAGCGGGTCGAAGCCGACGAGGGGCAGTACGACGATGCCCGCGACGTATTCTGGGTCAGCGGAGCGGCTTTTTGCTGCCGTGCCGACGTGTTCCGCGTATTAGGGGGCTTCGACGACGATTTCTTCGCCCACATGGAGGAGATCGACCTCTGCTGGCGCATGCAGCTCGCGGGTTACCGCGTGCGGGTCGTGCCCGGGAGTACGGTCTACCACCTCGGCGGCGGGACGCTGACGACCGATTCCCCGACCAAGGTGTTCTACAACCATCGCAATAACCTGGCGATGCTCTACAAGTGTGCTTCTCCCGTACAGCGTGCCGTCGTGGCCGTCGTGCGCCCCGTGCTCGACCTGATGGCTGCATTGTCGTACCTGGCACAGGGGCGGGGCGATAATTTCCGTGCCGTATTCCGCGCCTGGCGCGATTTCCTCCGCTGGCACGGCAGCCTGTCGCGCAAGCGGAAGGAGATTCGGCAGCAGTGCAGGGGAACGGTCGCCGGGAAGGTTTACCGCGGTTCCGTAGTCCTGCGTTACCTTTTGGGGCGAAAGACCTTCGGGCGGATGATGTGACCCGGCGGAAAAACTCAGGACGGAGATATGCCTTCCGGTGGAATAACCTAAAATAAGACCTCCCGGTTTTGCCGGGAGGTCTTATTTTAAACAGTATTCGGTGTTTTCCTACTTGTTGATTTTCGCCCACGAATCCTTGAGCGTCACCGTGCGGTTGAACACGGGGTGTTCGGGTGTCGAGTCGGTGTCGGGACAGAAGTAGCCTACGCGCTCGAACTGCACGGCCTGCCCTATGGGTATGTCGCGCAGCGACGGCTCCAGGTAGCCCGTGACCTTGACCATGGATTCGGGGTTGAGGTTGTCCTCCCAGGTCTGTCCTTCCTCCACGTCGTCGGGGTTCTCCTTCGTGAAGAGCGGGTTGAACAAGCGGATTTCGGCCTCCACGGCATCTTTGGCCGATACCCAGTGGATGACACCCTTCACGCGGCGGCCGTCGCTCGACGACCCTCCGCCCGACATCGGGTCGTAGGTGCAGCGCAGCTCGGTGATGTTGCCCGCGGCATCCTTGATGACCTCCTCGCACCTGATCAGGTACGAATAGCGCAGGCGCACCTCGCCGCCGGGTGCCAGGCGGAAGAACTTTTTGGGCGGCTCCTCCATGAAATCGTCGCGCTCGATGTAGATGACCTTCGAGAAGGGCACCTGCCGCGTGCCGGCCGATTCGTCCTCGGGGTTGTTGATCGCCGTGAAGAGCTCGGTCTTGCCTTCCTCGTAGTTGGTGATGACCACCTTCAGCGGGTTGAGCACTGCCATGCGGCGCTCTGCGATCTTGTTCAGGTCTTCGCGCACGCAGTATTCGAGCTTGCCCAGGTCGATCACGTTGTCGCGCTTGGCTACGCCCACCATCTCGGCGAAGTTCCGCACCGAGGCCGGGGTATAGCCCTTGCGGCGCAGTGCGCAGATCGTCGGCATGCGGGGGTCGTCCCAGCCCATCACGGCGCCTTCCTGCACGAGTTTGAGCAGCTTGCGCTTCGACATCATCGTGTAGGTGAGGTTCAGCCGGGCGAATTCGTACTGGTGCGAAGGGTAGATCTCCAGCGCCTGGATGAACCAGTCGTAGAGCGGACGGTGCACGTCGAATTCGAGCGTGCAGATCGAGTGGGTGATCTGCTCGATCGAGTCGCTCTGCCCGTGGGCATAGTCGTACATCGGGTAGATGCACCACTTGTCGCCCGTGCGGTGATGCTCGGCATGGATGATGCGGTACATGATCGGGTCGCGGAAGAGCATGTTGGGGTGCGCCATGTCGATCTTGGCGCGCAGCACCTTGGCCCCGTCGGGGAATTCGCCGTTTTTCATGCGGACGAACAGGTCGAGGTTTTCCTCCACGGAACGGTCGCGCCACGGCGACGGAGTGCCCGGTACGGAAACCGTACCGCGGTTTTCGCGGATCTGCTCCTGCGTTTGGTCGTCTACGTATGCCAACCCTTTTTTAATCAGTACGATCGCCCAGTCGTAGAGCTGGTCGAAATAGTCCGACGCATAGCGTTCGACGGCCCAGTCGAACCCGAGCCACTGGATGTCGCGCTTGATCGAATCGACATACTCCACATCCTCCTTGACGGGGTTCGTGTCGTCGAAACGGAGGTTGCACTTGCCTCCGTATTTCCGTGCCAGCCCGAAGTTGATGCAGATGCTCTTGGCGTGTCCGATATGCAGGTAGCCGTTCGGTTCGGGCGGGAAACGGGTCTGGACGCGCGTTTCGCCCTTGGCGATCGACTCTTCGATGATCTCTTCGAGGAAGTTCAGCGACTTCTCCCGTGTTTCGTTTGTTTCGCTTGCCATATGTGTATGTTTCGCTTGTTGTATGCTTTATTTCTTTGCCTTGGGGCCGATGTTGAACAGCTTCTGGATGTCCACCGAGAGCTTCACGACCTGCTGTGTGCCCATGCCCGTGCCGTCGTAGTGGAACACCATGCCCGCCTCGACGGCCAGCGTGCCCTTGAAGAATCGGCGGTCGTAGCCGACCCACGTGCGGTTATAGACATTTTTTGTCGTCGCGTAGAAAGGCTCGCCGGCATAAAGCCCGTCCTGTCCGTAGGTGACGGGGATGTCTTCGCCGACCGCGATGTTGCGCAGGGGTTGCAGGTTTTCGCCCAGATAGAGGTTGTTCTCAAGTTTCACGCCCCACTTGGTCAGCACGAAGTCGATCTGTGCACCGCACGGTTTTTTCCAGTTGTGGTCTACGCTGCGGCCGCGCTGCGGGGCGAAGAGGAACCCGGCCTTGATGTCGAAGTCGAAGTAGGCGTTGAATCCCCAGCCCGCATAGGGGTTTACCAGCAGGTTGTCCGTGACGTTCTCGTTGAGCTTCGAACCTGCGAAATGGAACATCGAGAAGGCATAACCGAAGTAGAAGCCCCGCTCGAGCGTATAGCGTCCCGCCGAGATGATGCGGAACATTTCGCGCGACTGCTCGGAATACATGCCTTCCCAGTCGATCGCCATTTCTACATAGGTATTCTCGCGCTCGGTGGATTTATAATGCCCGAGGAAACCCGAAAGGCGGTTGTGGTAGAACGCCGTCGAGTCGCTGAAGAACGCCCTCGAATAGTCGCCCAGCAGCTCCTTGCGGTCGAAGATACCGGCGTTGGCCTGTACGTTCTTGCTGTTGAACTGGTAGTATACGATAGGGCGGGCCTTGGTCAGGAACCGGGTGTCGTTGCCGAAGTCCTGCAACAGGTCGACACCGACCACCAGGCGGTTTTTCTCCATCCATTCCACGCCGATGCGGGGCGTGAGGCGGGCGCTGAAGAGCGTCTGCGATTCGTTGAAATCGTTGTTGGCGTATTCCCGGTTGTCGAAGCGGGTCGCGAAGTCGGCGCCGACGATCAGATTCTGTGCGCTGAGGCTTCCTCCCGCGACAAAGGCGGCGAACGACAGCATCAAGACTTTTTTGAGTGACATAATTCTTTTGAATTGAGACCCCAAAAATAGGTAAAATATTTATTATTTGACTACTTTTGACCCCGAAATCACTCATTTGCATACGTTATGCGTAAAATCACCAACGAAGAGCTGAACCGGCCCTCGGCCGGGGAGTTCGCCGCGATGGAGAAAATGCCCGTCGCGGTGGTGCTCGACAACGTCCGTTCGTTGCAGAACGTAGGGGCTTTCTTCCGCACGGGGGATGCTTTCGCCGTGGAACGCATCGCCCTCTGCGGCATCACCGCGACGCCGCCCAACCGCGACATCCACAAGACGGCGCTCGGCGCCGAACTGACCGTGCCGTGGACTTATCACAAGACGACGGAGGAGTGCATCGCCCGCCTGCGCGCCGAAGGCTACCGGGTCTATGCCGTCGAGCAGGTCGAAGGCGCCGTGATGCTCGGCGACTTCCGGGCGGAGCCGGGCGCGAAATATGCGCTCGTGTTCGGCAACGAGGTGATGGGCGTAGGGCAGCAGGCCGTGGACATGTGCCACGGCGCGATCGAGATACCTCAGGCCGGGACGAAGCATTCGATCAACGTTTCGGTCTCAGGCGGTGTCGTTTTATGGGATTTTTTTTGCCAAATCCGGCCAAAGCGTTAACTTTGCCGCGCTGAACCGCGGTTTAGCTGCGCCCCGGCAAAGCAGATGAATTTGGCTTTGCACCCGGCTTGCGCTATCACCCCGGTTTACAGGTGTTGATAAGTCTCCCTTTTCAAAGGGAGGTTTGGAGGGATTGTCGATATGGAATCGGCGTTTTTACGCCGTAATACGAATCCGATGGATTCCATACCGGAACCTTGCGAACAAATGAAATGTTGAATAAATCCATTGGGTTCGTAGTAAACTATGTCTGTAGAAAGTACTGTCAGGGCTGTGACCACCTACCGTCTGACGGAGATGAAACAGCGCGGCGAGAAGATCGCCATGCTGACTTCGTACGATTATTCGATGGCCAGAATCGTCGACGCCGCGGGTATCGACGTGATCCTCGTG
This Alistipes onderdonkii DNA region includes the following protein-coding sequences:
- a CDS encoding lysophospholipid acyltransferase family protein — translated: MKRTELNFVQKVWLESLWLGARVFAMMPYWFKYYIVENLLFFIIYYCLRYRMKVVKANLRNSFPEKSEQERAAVCRSFYRTLAEIFVDTVNMAHMGEEKGRTVLTVKGFEEHYAKVHGRDWIAMTAHFGCWEYCSYWGLYERSQMLVAVYHPLRSKVMECLYQRLRNYENSMTVAMKDSLRFYLRNRERGIEGKNLVMGLIADQNPPRRPDSHWFRFLNQDTIFFDGGEKLALRCNLPVYFVRMERLQRGRYQMSFEPIYDGVEEVAEYEITERYVRRLEAMIREHPELWMWSHRRWKHKRTNANR
- a CDS encoding RNA methyltransferase; this translates as MRKITNEELNRPSAGEFAAMEKMPVAVVLDNVRSLQNVGAFFRTGDAFAVERIALCGITATPPNRDIHKTALGAELTVPWTYHKTTEECIARLRAEGYRVYAVEQVEGAVMLGDFRAEPGAKYALVFGNEVMGVGQQAVDMCHGAIEIPQAGTKHSINVSVSGGVVLWDFFCQIRPKR
- a CDS encoding glycosyltransferase family 2 protein is translated as MPIVKIVILNWNGAEHLRRFLPSVVAAAPAGVGVVVADNGSTDGSLAVLAEEFPTVAVVRLDRNYGFAGGYNRALAQVEADYYLLLNSDVETPRGWLEPILGVLEREPDVAVVSPKLVSWLDRTRFEYAGASGGFIDFLGYPFCRGRILKRVEADEGQYDDARDVFWVSGAAFCCRADVFRVLGGFDDDFFAHMEEIDLCWRMQLAGYRVRVVPGSTVYHLGGGTLTTDSPTKVFYNHRNNLAMLYKCASPVQRAVVAVVRPVLDLMAALSYLAQGRGDNFRAVFRAWRDFLRWHGSLSRKRKEIRQQCRGTVAGKVYRGSVVLRYLLGRKTFGRMM
- a CDS encoding glutamine--tRNA ligase/YqeY domain fusion protein produces the protein MASETNETREKSLNFLEEIIEESIAKGETRVQTRFPPEPNGYLHIGHAKSICINFGLARKYGGKCNLRFDDTNPVKEDVEYVDSIKRDIQWLGFDWAVERYASDYFDQLYDWAIVLIKKGLAYVDDQTQEQIRENRGTVSVPGTPSPWRDRSVEENLDLFVRMKNGEFPDGAKVLRAKIDMAHPNMLFRDPIMYRIIHAEHHRTGDKWCIYPMYDYAHGQSDSIEQITHSICTLEFDVHRPLYDWFIQALEIYPSHQYEFARLNLTYTMMSKRKLLKLVQEGAVMGWDDPRMPTICALRRKGYTPASVRNFAEMVGVAKRDNVIDLGKLEYCVREDLNKIAERRMAVLNPLKVVITNYEEGKTELFTAINNPEDESAGTRQVPFSKVIYIERDDFMEEPPKKFFRLAPGGEVRLRYSYLIRCEEVIKDAAGNITELRCTYDPMSGGGSSSDGRRVKGVIHWVSAKDAVEAEIRLFNPLFTKENPDDVEEGQTWEDNLNPESMVKVTGYLEPSLRDIPIGQAVQFERVGYFCPDTDSTPEHPVFNRTVTLKDSWAKINK